A region of Lagenorhynchus albirostris chromosome 20, mLagAlb1.1, whole genome shotgun sequence DNA encodes the following proteins:
- the CHD3 gene encoding chromodomain-helicase-DNA-binding protein 3 isoform X16: MVVSEEEEEEEEEGDEEEEEVEAADEDYEEDDDEGVLGRGPGHDRGRDRHSPPGCHLFPPPPPPPLPPPPPPPPPPPDKDDIRLLPSALGVKKRKRGPKKQKENKPGKARKRKKLDSEEEFGSERDEYREKSESGGSEYGTGPGRKRRRKHREKKEKKTKRRKKGEGDGGQKQVEQKSSATLLLTWGLEDVEHVFSEEDYHTLTNYKAFSQFMRPLIAKKNPKIPMSKMMTILGAKWREFSANNPFKGSAAAVAAAAAAAAAAVAEQVSAAVSSATPVAPSGPPALPPPPAADIQPPPIRRAKTKEGKGPGHKRRSKSPRVPDGRKKLRGKKMAPLKIKLGLLGGKRKKGGSYVFQSDEGPEPEAEESDLDSGSVHSASGRPDGPVRTKKLKRGRPGRKKKKVAGEEEVDGYETDHQDYCEVCQQGGEIILCDTCPRAYHLVCLDPELDRAPEGKWSCPHCEKEGVQWEAKEEEEDYEEEGEEEGEKEEEDDHMEYCRVCKDGGELLCCDACISSYHIHCLNPPLPDIPNGEWLCPRCTCPVLKGRVQKILHWRWGEPPVAVPAPQQADGNPDAPPARPLQGRSEREFFVKWVGLSYWHCSWAKELQLEIFHLVMYRNYQRKNDMDEPPPLDYGSGEDDGKSDKRKVKDPHYAEMEEKYYRFGIKPEWMTVHRIINHSVDKKGNYHYLVKWRDLPYDQSTWEEDEMNIPEYEDHKQSYWRHRELIMGEDPAQPRKYKKKKKELQGDGPPSSPTNDPTVKYEAQPRFITATGGTLHMYQLEGLNWLRFSWAQGTDTILADEMGLGKTIQTIVFLYSLYKEGHTKGPFLVSAPLSTIINWEREFQMWAPKFYVVTYTGDKDSRAIIRENEFSFEDNAIKGGKKAFKMKREAQVKFHVLLTSYELITIDQAALGSIRWACLVVDEAHRLKNNQSKFFRVLNGYKIDHKLLLTGTPLQNNLEELFHLLNFLTPERFNNLEGFLEEFADISKEDQIKKLHDLLGPHMLRRLKADVFKNMPAKTELIVRVELSPMQKKYYKYILTRNFEALNSRGGGNQVSLLNIMMDLKKCCNHPYLFPVAAMESPKLPSGAYEGGALIKASGKLMLLQKMLRKLKEQGHRVLIFSQMTKMLDLLEDFLDYEGYKYERIDGGITGALRQEAIDRFNAPGAQQFCFLLSTRAGGLGINLATADTVIIFDSDWNPHNDIQAFSRAHRIGQANKVMIYRFVTRASVEERITQVAKRKMMLTHLVVRPGLGSKAGSMSKQELDDILKFGTEELFKDENEGENKEEDSSVIHYDNEAIARLLDRNQDATEDTDVQNMNEYLSSFKVAQYVVREEDKIEEIEREIIKQEENVDPDYWEKLLRHHYEQQQEDLARNLGKGKRVRKQVNYNDAAQEDQDNQSEYSVGSEEEDEDFDERPEGRRQSKRQLRNEKDKPLPPLLARVGGNIEVLGFNTRQRKAFLNAVMRWGMPPQDAFTTQWLVRDLRGKTEKEFKAYVSLFMRHLCEPGADGSETFADGVPREGLSRQQVLTRIGVMSLVKKKVQEFEHINGRWSMPELMPDPSADSKRSSRASSPTKTSPTTPEASAANSPCTSKPATPAPSEKGDGVRTPLEKDEAENQEEKPEKNSKIGEKMETEADTPSPAPSLGERLEPRKIPLEDEVPGVPGEMEPEPGYRGDREKSATESTPGERGEEKPMDGQEHRERPEGETGDLGKRAEDVKGDRELRPGPPRDEPRSNGRREEKAEKPRFMFNIADGGFTELHTLWQNEERAAVSSGKLNEIWHRRHDYWLLAGIVLHGYARWQDIQNDAQFAIINEPFKTEANKGNFLEMKNKFLARRFKLLEQALVIEEQLRRAAYLNLSQEPAHPAMALHARFAEAECLAESHQHLSKESLAGNKPANAVLHKVLNQLEELLSDMKADVTRLPATLSRIPPIAARLQMSERSILSRLASKGTEPHPTPAFPPGPYATPPGYGAAFSAAPVGALAAAGANYSQMPAGSFITAATNGPPVLVKKEKEMVGALVSDGLDRKEPRAGEVICIDD, translated from the exons atggtggtgtcggaggaggaagaagaggaggaagaagagggcgacgaggaggaggaggaggtggaggcggCCGACGAGGACTACGAGGAGGACGACGACGAGGGAGTACTCGGGCGCGGGCCGGGCCACGACCGGGGCCGCGACCGCCACAGCCCCCCCGGCTGCCACCTcttcccgccgccgccgccgccgccgctgcccccgccgccgccgccgccacccccACCGCCAG ATAAGGATGACATTCGGCTGCTGCCTTCAGCACTGGgtgtgaagaagagaaaaagaggaccCAAGAAGCAGAAGGAGAACAAGCCAGGAAAAGCCCGAAAACGCAAGAAGCTT GACAGCGAGGAGGAATTTGGCTCTGAGCGAGATGAGTACCGGGAGAAGTCAGAGAGTGGAGGCAGTGAATATGGAACTGGACCAGGTCGGAAACGGAGACggaagcacagagaaaaaaaggagaagaagacgAAGCGGCggaaaaagggggagggagatggggggcaAAAG CAGGTGGAACAGAAGTCATCGGCAACTCTGCTTCTGACTTGGGGCCTGGAGGACGTGGAACATGTGTTCTCTGAGGAGGATTACCACACACTCACCAACTACAAAGCCTTTAGCCAGTTCATGAG GCCCCTGATTGCTAAGAAGAATCCTAAGATCCCAATGTCTAAGATGATGACCATCCTTGGGGCCAAGTGGAGAGAGTTCAGCGCCAACAACCCCTTCAAGGGGTCGGCAGCTGCTGtggcggcagcggcggcagcggcggccgcAGCTGTAGCTGAGCAGGTGTCAGCAGCTGTCTCATCGGCCACCCCCGTAGCACCTTCCGGACCCCCCGCCCTTCCACCACCCCCTGCTGCTGAtatccagcccccacccatccgaAGAGCCAAAACCAAAGAGGGCAAAG GTCCAGGCCACAAGAGGCGGAGTAAGAGTCCCCGAGTGCCTGATGGACGCAAGAAGCTTCGGGGAAAGAAGATGGCCCCACTCAAAATCAAACTAGGGCTGCTGGGCGgcaagaggaagaagggaggctCG TATGTTTTCCAGAGTGACGAGGGCCCTGAACCAGAGGCTGAGGAGTCAGACCTGGACAGTGGCAGTGTCCACAGTGCCTCAGGCCGCCCTGATGGCCCTGTCCGCACCAAGAAACTGAAGAGAGGCCGgccaggaaggaagaagaagaagg TGGCCGGGGAGGAGGAGGTTGATGGCTACGAGACGGATCACCAGGATTACTGTGAGGTGTGCCAGCAGGGTGGGGAAATTATTCTGTGTGACACCTGCCCTCGTGCCTACCACCTCGTCTGCCTCGATCCTGAGCTCGACCGGGCTCCTGAGGGCAAATGGAGCTGCCCCCACTGC GAGAAGGAGGGGGTACAGTGGGAggccaaggaggaggaggaagactatgaagaggagggggaagaggagggggagaaggaggaagaggacgaCCACATGGAGTACTGCCGTGTGTGCAAGGATGGCGGGGAGCTCCTGTGCTGTGACGCCTGCATCTCCTCCTACCACATTCACTGCCTGAACCCCCCGCTGCCTGACATCCCCAACGGCGAGTGGCTGTGTCCCCGATGCACA TGTCCCGTGCTGAAAGGCCGTGTGCAGAAGATCCTACACTGGCGGTGGGGGGAGCCCCCTGTGGCAGTGCCGGCCCCCCAACAGGCAGACGGGAATCCAGATGCCCCACCCGCACGTCCTCTTCAAGGCAGATCGGAGAGAGAGTTCTTTGTCAAGTGGGTAGGACTGTCCTACTGGCACTGCTCCTGGGCCAAGGAGCTTCAG CTGGAAATTTTCCACTTGGTAATGTACCGAAACTATCAACGGAAGAATGACATGGACGAGCCCCCACCCCTCGACTACGGCTCTGGTGAGGATGATGGGAAGAGTGACAAACGCAAGGTGAAGGACCCGCACTATGCCGAGATGGAGGAGAAGTACTATCGTTTCGGCATCAAGCCAGAGTGGATGACCGTCCACCGGATCATCAACCACAG TGTGGATAAGAAGGGAAATTACCACTATCTAGTGAAATGGAGGGACTTGCCATATGACCAGTCCACGTGGGAGGAAGATGAAATGAACATCCCTGAATATGAAGACCATAAACAAAGCTACTGGAGACACCG AGAACTAATTATGGGGGAGGACCCCGCCCAGCCCCGCAagtataagaagaagaagaaggagctGCAGGGTGATGGGCCTCCCAGCTCTCCTACTAATGAT CCGACAGTGAAATACGAGGCTCAGCCACGGTTCATCACAGCCACTGGAGGCACGCTGCACATGTATCAGCTGGAGGGGTTGAACTGGCTACGCTTCTCGTGGGCCCAGGGCACTGACACCATTCTGGCTGATGAGATGGGACTGGGCAAGACCATACAAACCATCGTCTTCCTCTACTCACTGTATAAGGAG GGCCACACAAAGGGTCCCTTCCTGGTGAGCGCCCCGCTCTCCACCATCATTAACTGGGAGCGGGAGTTCCAGATGTGGGCACCCAAGTTCTATGTGGTGACGTACACGGGTGACAAGGACAGCCGAGCCATCATTCGTGAGAATGAGTTTTCCTTTGAAGACAACGCCATCAAAGGTGGCAAGAAAGCTTTTAAGATGAAG AGGGAGGCGCAGGTGAAGTTCCATGTTCTCCTGACATCATATGAGCTGATCACCATTGATCAGGCAGCTCTTGGCTCCATCCGCTGGGCCTGTCTCGTGGTGGATGAGGCCCATCGGCTCAAGAACAACCAGTCCAAG TTTTTCAGGGTCCTCAATGGCTACAAGATAGATCATAAGTTGCTGCTGACAGGGACTCCACTGCAGAATAACCTGGAGGAGCTCTTCCATCTGCTGAACTTCCTCACCCCAGAGAGGTTTAA CAatctggaaggcttcctggaggagtttGCCGACATATCCAAAGAAGACCAGATTAAGAAACTTCATGACTTGCTGGGGCCACATATGCTGAGGAGGCTCAAGGCTGATGTCTTTAAGAATATGCCGGCCAAGACAGAGCTCATTGTCCGCGTGGAGCTGAGCCCCATGCAGAA GAAATACTACAAGTATATCCTGACCCGAAATTTTGAGGCCTTGAACTCACGAGGAGGTGGGAACCAAGTGTCATTGCTTAACATCATGATGGATCTTAAGAAGTGCTGCAACCATCCGTATCTCTTTCCTGTGGCTGCTATG GAGTCCCCCAAACTTCCCAGTGGGGCATATGAGGGTGGGGCACTTATTAAGGCATCTGGGAAGCTCATGCTGTTGCAGAAGATGCTGCGGAAGCTGAAGGAGCAAGGACACAGAGTGCTCATCTTCTCGCAG ATGACCAAAATGTTAGACTTGCTAGAGGACTTCTTAGACTACGAAGGCTACAAGTATGAGCGCATTGATGGCGGCATCACTGGtgccctgaggcaggaggccATCGATCGCTTCAATG CTCCTGGGGCCCAACAATTCTGCTTCCTCCTGTCCACCCGGGCTGGAGGGCTGGGCATCAATCTGGCCACTGCCGACACTGTCATCATCTTTGATTCAGACTGGAACCCCCATAATGATATCCAG GCCTTCAGCCGTGCTCATCGGATCGGCCAGGCCAACAAAGTGATGATTTACCGGTTTGTGACTCGCGCATCAGTGGAAGAGCGAATCACACAGGTGGCCAAGAGAAAGATGATGCTGACGCATCTGGTGGTGCGGCCTGGGCTGGGCTCCAAGGCGGGCTCCATGTCCAAGCAGGAGCTGGATGACATCCTCAAATTTGGCACCGAGGAGCTATTTAAGGATGAAAATGAGG GGGAGAACAAGGAGGAGGACAGCAGTGTGATTCACTATGACAACGAGGCCATCGCTCGGCTCCTGGACCGGAACCAGGATGCAACTGAGGACACTGACGTGCAGAACATGAATGAGTATCTCAGCTCCTTCAAGGTGGCCCAGTACGTGGTGAGGGAAGAAGACAAG ATTGAGGAAATTGAACGAGAGATCATCAAGCAGGAGGAGAACGTGGATCCCGACTACTGGGAGAAGCTGCTGAGACACCACTACGAGCAGCAGCAGGAAGACCTGGCCCGCAACCTCGGCAAAGGCAAGAGGGTCCGCAAGCAGGTTAACTACAACGATGCTGCTCAGGAGGACCAAG ATAACCAGTCAGAGTACTCAGTGGGATcagaggaggaggatgaagaCTTTGATGAGCGTCCTGAAG GGCGTCGACAGTCCAAGAGGCAGCTCCGGAACGAAAAGGATAAGCCACTGCCTCCACTGCTGGCTCGAGTTGGGGGCAACATTGAG GTGTTGGGATTCAACACCCGTCAGCGGAAGGCCTTCCTCAATGCTGTGATGCGCTGGGGCATGCCACCACAGGACGCCTTCACCACCCAGTGGCTGGTGCGGGACCTCAGGGGCAAGACTGAAAAAGAGTTCAA GGCCTATGTGTCTTTGTTCATGCGCCATCTCTGTGAGCCCGGGGCAGACGGCTCTGAAACCTTTGCTGACGGGGTCCCTCGGGAGGGACTGAGTCGCCAGCAAGTGTTGACCCGCATTGGAGTCATGTCTCTCGTCAAGAAGAAG GTTCAGGAGTTTGAGCACATCAATGGGCGCTGGTCTATGCCGGAGCTGATGCCCGACCCCAGTGCTGACTCCAAGCGTTCCTCCAGAGCCTCCTCTCCTACCAAAACGTCTCCCACCACTCCTGAGGCTTCTGCTGCAAACAGTCCCTGCACCTCAAAACCTG CTACTCCAGCTCCCAGTGAGAAAGGAGATGGCGTAAGGACACCTCTGGAGAAGGATGAAGCAGAAAACCAGGAGGAGAAGCCAGAGAAGAATAGCAAAATTGGGGAGAAGATGGAAACAGAG GCTGatacccccagcccagccccatcaCTTGGGGAGCGGCTGGAGCCAAGGAAGATTCCTCTAGAGGATGAGGTGCCAGGGGTACCTGGAGAGATGGAGCCTGAACCTGGGTACCGTGGGGACAGAGAGAAGTCAG CCACGGAGTCGACGCCaggagagaggggggaggagaagccGATGGATGGACAGGAACACAGGGAGAGGCCGGAGGGGGAGACGGGGGATTTGGGCAAGAGAG CAGAAGATGTAAAAGGGGACCGGGAGCTTCGACCTGGGCCTCCTCGAGACGAGCCGCGGTCCAACGGGCGACGtgaggagaaggcagagaagcCGCGGTTCATGTTCAATATTGCAGACGGTGGCTTCACAG AGCTCCACACGCTGTGGCAGAATGAGGAACGGGCAGCTGTTTCCTCGGGGAAACTCAATGAGATCTGGCACCGAAGACATGACTATTGGCTTCTGGCTGGGATTGTCCT CCATGGCTACGCACGGTGGCAGGACATCCAGAATGATGCTCAGTTCGCCATTATCAACGAGCCATTTAAAACTGAAGCCAATAAGGGGAACTTTCTGGAGATGAAAAATAAGTTCCTGGCGCGGAGATTCAAG CTCCTGGAGCAGGCGCTGGTGAttgaggagcagctgcggcgggCGGCCTACCTGAACCTATCACAGGAGCCGGCGCACCCCGCCATGGCCCTCCACGCCCGCTTCGCCGAGGCCGAGTGCCTGGCCGAGAGCCACCAGCACCTCTCCAAGGAGTCGTTGGCGGGGAACAAGCCGGCCAACGCCGTGCTGCACAAGG TTCTGAACCAGCTGGAGGAGTTGCTGAGCGACATGAAGGCGGACGTGACCCGCCTGCCAGCCACGCTGTCCCGAATACCCCCCATCGCAGCCCGCCTTCAGATGTCCGAGCGCAGCATCCTCAGCCGGCTGGCCAGCAAGGGCACGGAGCCTCACCCCACACCG GCCTTCCCCCCGGGTCCGTACGCTACACCTCCGGGGTACGGGGCAGCCTTCAGCGCCGCACCCGTAGGGGCCCTGGCCGCCGCAGGCGCCAATTACAGCCAGATGCCTGCAGGGTCCTTCATCACAG CCGCCACCAACGGCCCTCCAGTGCTggtgaagaaggagaaggaaatggtGGGGGCATTGGTGTCAGACGGGCTGGATCGGAAGGAGCCCCGAGCCGGGGAGGTGATCTGTATAGACGACTGA